The Yoonia sp. SS1-5 genome contains a region encoding:
- a CDS encoding DMT family transporter has translation MIHISTKSSAIWGAGYLVAAGALFAGANTAVQGAGMIHGVPSPTIAFWQYTIALIAVLPLVWRSQWRTTRPVLHLIRVGLAAIGVQLWIAGLAYVPIWQAIALILTSPLFVTTGAGLFLGEALTRSRVLAVLLGAFGGVLILAPWQDDFTWAAILPVGAALFWGASSLVAKRLTQTETAETLTLYLLVLLVPINALGLVGAGAAVSPPAIWLVALAGLLVAGAQYLLVRAYVVADAAYLQPFDHLKLPLNVGLGLLFFGFAPPGLMWLGAAIIIGSSAWLLRQEA, from the coding sequence ATGATCCATATTTCCACAAAATCCAGCGCGATCTGGGGTGCGGGCTATCTGGTGGCCGCAGGTGCGCTGTTTGCTGGGGCCAATACGGCTGTGCAAGGGGCCGGGATGATCCATGGCGTGCCATCCCCCACCATCGCTTTCTGGCAATATACTATAGCCTTGATCGCGGTTCTGCCCCTGGTATGGCGCAGCCAATGGCGGACAACACGCCCGGTTCTGCATCTGATCCGGGTTGGTCTTGCGGCAATCGGCGTGCAGCTTTGGATCGCGGGGCTGGCCTATGTTCCGATTTGGCAGGCCATTGCGCTGATCCTGACATCGCCCCTGTTTGTGACGACCGGTGCGGGTCTTTTTCTGGGCGAGGCGCTGACCCGCAGCCGGGTGCTTGCGGTTCTTCTGGGGGCGTTTGGCGGTGTTCTGATCCTTGCGCCGTGGCAGGATGATTTTACATGGGCGGCCATTCTGCCGGTGGGGGCAGCGTTATTCTGGGGGGCCTCGTCGCTGGTGGCCAAACGGCTGACGCAAACGGAAACAGCGGAAACGCTGACGCTGTATCTGCTGGTTCTGCTCGTGCCGATCAACGCGCTTGGACTGGTCGGCGCGGGGGCGGCAGTCAGCCCGCCCGCGATCTGGCTTGTGGCACTTGCGGGGCTTTTGGTGGCCGGGGCGCAATATCTTCTGGTGCGGGCCTATGTTGTGGCCGACGCGGCCTATCTGCAGCCCTTTGACCATCTGAAATTGCCACTGAATGTGGGGTTGGGCCTGCTTTTCTTCGGCTTTGCGCCGCCGGGGTTGATGTGGTTGGGGGCGGCAATCATTATCGGATCAAGCGCGTGGTTGCTGCGGCAAGAGGCGTAA
- a CDS encoding outer membrane protein assembly factor BamE: MGISTDRTCRQLRSTMLGLACIAAVGCTPINRFHGFTPSEAELSEVQVGQTTRGAVVEAFGPPTSQGALQNDKFYYVSSQFRYVGAFAPQEVKREVLAISFTPQGVVSNIARYGLEDGNVVTLDRRVTDDGINDVTFIGQLLGSFGRIDAGALLGDEPDS; the protein is encoded by the coding sequence ATGGGCATCAGCACTGACAGAACATGCAGACAGCTGCGCAGCACCATGCTGGGGCTTGCCTGCATTGCGGCCGTCGGATGCACGCCGATCAATCGGTTTCACGGGTTCACCCCAAGCGAGGCCGAGCTGTCCGAGGTCCAGGTTGGCCAGACAACACGCGGGGCCGTGGTCGAGGCATTTGGCCCGCCCACATCGCAAGGCGCGTTGCAGAATGACAAGTTTTACTACGTCTCCAGCCAGTTTCGTTATGTCGGTGCCTTTGCCCCGCAAGAGGTCAAACGCGAAGTTCTGGCGATTTCCTTTACCCCTCAGGGCGTGGTCAGCAACATTGCACGCTACGGGCTGGAAGATGGCAATGTGGTCACGCTTGACCGGCGGGTCACCGATGATGGGATCAATGATGTGACCTTTATCGGGCAGCTGCTTGGCAGCTTCGGGCGGATCGACGCGGGTGCGCTTCTGGGCGACGAACCGGATAGCTGA